In a single window of the Leptospiraceae bacterium genome:
- a CDS encoding PAS domain S-box protein has translation MKRKLIHLFLLLQFLFTNSAFSQTEIKNANAENYLQFKILESEHETGKYITGDVDNLGFTEYTGKQTLAALPSENRMLTLRSEFSIDSSIEQEEWVIVIPPIFYACNIYLNGKLIGQRGDIKKGYTSRSHDSISILLSPDILYTNQKNNSLAIELLPKFEEKNSANGFFISNRQTGETYVFWRNLFSVDFIRAMALVSFVIFLYFLIFSFKRKSENTTYYIHFSLICLTFPLSYLNNIISFSFCDALLLEKLSRFGLAFWIFLTPIYILEFTKVFKEYKNRINLALATIYLPFFVLGWLPDTVQGVIEFYIKYTSLLALATGAFAIMICFLFAYQNRTKYAIILSMLYLLTIPSGAHDLYYFVVLQSKPYALLTPYLMFLVVIVFFFIVAWQHSEVYKLALAQSNELRHINENLEQIIKERTENLRLSEEKYHSLFLHSNLGTFHSSFEDRYIELNLTLAKMLGYDSPEEAMNGITSISKQVYAEPSKRDALLTEALNTGGSISIENHYRRKDGSSWYGMLHLRIVFDKENKPCYYEGFVEDITSRKNIELKLIESEERLSLALLATSDGLWDWNLETDTVYYSPAWMSMLGYAETELESNFSTWEKLIHQDDLERVKTYIKEFLDKKHLRYEIEFRMIHKNGQTIIILSRAVKEFDSQTGKVLRLVGVHMDVTEIRKAEAEIRKLSVAVEQNPSTIFITDTKGNIEYVNQKFTELSGYSLEEVIGKTPRLLQSGKTSKEVYGGLWQTIRAGKTWTGEFINKKKNGEEFIENSIISPIFDKNQKITNFIAIKEDITARKIAEQKLVESEEKYRSLINGLGEMMYRLSLPNGKYEYVSPSVMQIYGYSQKDFIENPLLIMSIIHPDYAKYFYDNWMDLLQGHVAPLYEYKIIDRFRNEKWIQQSNKAIFNEEGKLIAIDGLCRDITLQKNSEIKILEQQQELEKLNEFTKIINSNSNIANILKEIYAYLRKETGYEIVWILLVNKKQDKLFSAENLSVFETQIEFDKEFFLNFRMKLTESLGILYHTYKERIPFYCPDITLSKRNITNHFDGKEHKLHKTDFKIQRKGLFKSMLQFPLLLQNEVIGIINLTAHSKQVEISPAGIHKMMRFADQIAGVIRNAHLLEEAEEAKKEAEMEQRIAEFARLETEKEKEKSEKLLLRILPEKIVQELKETGSTKPISYESVSVMFTDFKGFTKIAEKLSPNDLITELDGCFSYFDSLVERYNLEKLKTIGDSYMCAGGIPIANKTHPIDSVLAALEIQAIMNQVKTLKEGLGHPYWELRLGIHTGPLVAGVIGEKKFAYDVWGDTVNTASRMESSGTPGMVNISSDTYELVKDFFNCVYRGKIQAKHKGEVDMYYVTGIKEELSVDNDCKTPSYKFWMLHERVKNGEKINLDDLKDRTVAEIEIQEGRKETRKKSKSKKPKQENVEINR, from the coding sequence ATGAAACGGAAACTAATACATTTATTCCTATTATTGCAATTCCTGTTTACAAATTCAGCTTTCTCACAGACAGAAATAAAGAATGCGAATGCAGAAAACTATCTACAATTTAAAATACTAGAAAGTGAACACGAAACCGGTAAATATATTACTGGTGATGTAGATAATCTTGGATTCACAGAATATACAGGCAAACAAACACTAGCCGCATTACCCTCAGAAAATAGAATGCTGACTTTGCGCTCTGAATTTTCCATTGATTCTAGCATTGAACAAGAAGAGTGGGTAATCGTTATTCCCCCCATATTCTATGCCTGTAATATTTATCTAAATGGAAAACTAATTGGACAAAGAGGTGATATAAAAAAAGGATACACTAGTCGTAGTCATGATTCGATAAGCATTCTGCTTTCACCGGATATTCTGTATACAAATCAAAAGAATAATTCGTTAGCGATAGAACTACTTCCAAAATTCGAAGAAAAGAATTCAGCGAATGGTTTTTTTATTTCGAACCGTCAGACTGGGGAGACTTATGTATTTTGGAGAAATCTATTTAGCGTTGACTTTATCCGCGCAATGGCATTGGTATCATTTGTTATTTTTCTATATTTCCTAATTTTTTCCTTTAAGAGAAAATCAGAAAATACAACCTACTACATTCACTTTTCTCTCATATGCCTCACTTTTCCTTTGAGCTATCTCAATAATATTATATCATTTAGTTTTTGCGATGCATTGCTTTTAGAAAAACTTTCTCGTTTTGGTTTAGCCTTCTGGATTTTTCTAACACCAATTTATATTTTAGAATTCACAAAGGTTTTTAAAGAGTATAAAAATAGAATTAATCTTGCACTGGCAACTATCTATTTGCCTTTCTTTGTATTAGGTTGGCTTCCCGATACAGTTCAGGGAGTAATCGAATTTTATATTAAATATACTTCCTTACTTGCTCTTGCTACAGGTGCTTTTGCCATAATGATTTGTTTTCTTTTTGCTTACCAAAATAGAACGAAGTATGCAATTATTCTTAGCATGTTGTATTTGCTTACTATTCCTTCTGGTGCACATGATTTATATTATTTTGTTGTATTGCAATCGAAGCCCTATGCACTACTAACACCTTATCTTATGTTTTTAGTTGTAATTGTATTTTTCTTTATCGTTGCTTGGCAGCATTCGGAAGTTTACAAATTAGCCTTGGCTCAATCAAATGAATTAAGACATATCAATGAAAATCTAGAGCAGATAATAAAAGAACGAACAGAAAATTTGCGATTGAGTGAAGAAAAATATCATAGTCTATTTCTTCATTCCAATCTTGGAACCTTTCATTCCAGTTTTGAAGATAGATATATAGAATTAAATCTTACATTGGCAAAAATGCTGGGTTATGATTCACCCGAAGAAGCAATGAATGGTATAACTAGCATTTCTAAACAAGTCTACGCTGAACCATCCAAGCGAGACGCCCTTCTTACCGAAGCATTGAATACAGGCGGGTCTATTAGTATCGAAAATCATTATCGCCGAAAAGATGGAAGTTCCTGGTATGGAATGCTGCATTTGCGAATTGTATTTGATAAGGAAAATAAACCATGCTATTATGAAGGATTTGTCGAAGACATTACATCACGTAAAAATATAGAGTTAAAACTAATCGAGAGCGAAGAACGATTATCCCTTGCACTCTTAGCTACTTCAGATGGACTATGGGATTGGAATTTAGAAACGGATACTGTCTATTATTCGCCAGCATGGATGTCTATGCTGGGATATGCAGAAACTGAATTAGAAAGTAATTTTTCTACTTGGGAAAAATTAATTCACCAAGATGATTTAGAAAGAGTAAAAACGTATATCAAAGAATTTTTAGATAAGAAACATCTCCGTTATGAAATTGAATTTAGAATGATTCATAAAAATGGGCAAACAATCATTATCCTTTCTCGTGCAGTAAAAGAATTTGATAGTCAAACCGGAAAGGTACTGCGTCTTGTCGGCGTGCATATGGATGTGACAGAAATCAGAAAAGCCGAAGCGGAAATTAGAAAACTTTCTGTTGCAGTAGAACAAAATCCATCTACCATATTCATCACTGACACCAAAGGAAATATTGAATATGTAAATCAGAAATTTACAGAGCTTTCTGGATATTCTCTAGAAGAGGTAATTGGAAAAACTCCGCGACTTTTACAATCTGGCAAAACTTCTAAAGAGGTATATGGTGGACTCTGGCAAACGATTCGTGCAGGTAAGACTTGGACGGGAGAATTTATCAACAAAAAGAAAAATGGAGAAGAATTTATAGAGAATTCAATCATTTCTCCCATTTTTGATAAGAATCAAAAGATCACAAACTTCATTGCCATTAAAGAAGACATCACTGCACGTAAAATTGCAGAGCAAAAATTAGTCGAGAGCGAAGAAAAGTATAGAAGTTTGATCAATGGTCTAGGTGAGATGATGTATCGCCTATCGTTACCTAACGGCAAATACGAATATGTCAGTCCATCTGTGATGCAGATATATGGATACTCACAGAAAGATTTCATCGAAAACCCTTTGTTAATTATGAGCATCATCCATCCTGATTACGCAAAGTATTTTTATGATAATTGGATGGATTTATTGCAGGGACATGTTGCACCATTGTATGAATACAAAATCATTGATAGATTTAGAAATGAAAAATGGATACAGCAATCGAATAAAGCGATCTTCAATGAAGAAGGAAAATTAATCGCTATCGACGGTCTCTGTCGAGATATTACATTGCAAAAGAATTCAGAAATTAAAATATTAGAACAACAACAGGAATTAGAAAAGCTAAATGAATTTACTAAAATCATAAACTCCAATTCAAATATTGCAAATATTCTAAAAGAAATTTATGCTTACCTCAGAAAAGAAACCGGATACGAAATCGTATGGATATTGTTAGTCAATAAAAAGCAAGATAAACTTTTTTCTGCTGAAAATCTTTCTGTCTTCGAAACACAAATTGAATTTGATAAAGAATTCTTTTTGAACTTTAGAATGAAGCTTACTGAATCTCTCGGAATTTTATACCACACTTACAAAGAACGAATTCCATTTTATTGTCCCGATATTACTCTATCGAAAAGAAATATCACCAATCATTTTGATGGAAAAGAACACAAATTACACAAAACTGATTTTAAAATACAAAGAAAAGGACTTTTTAAATCAATGCTTCAGTTTCCTCTCTTGTTACAAAATGAAGTAATTGGAATTATCAATCTTACAGCGCACAGTAAACAAGTTGAGATAAGTCCTGCAGGCATTCATAAAATGATGCGCTTTGCAGATCAAATCGCAGGCGTTATACGCAATGCTCATTTACTAGAAGAAGCTGAAGAAGCAAAGAAAGAAGCTGAGATGGAACAGCGAATAGCCGAATTTGCAAGATTGGAAACAGAAAAAGAAAAAGAAAAATCGGAAAAATTACTTTTGCGTATTCTTCCAGAAAAGATTGTGCAGGAACTAAAAGAAACCGGTTCTACAAAACCAATTTCTTATGAATCTGTTTCTGTGATGTTTACTGACTTCAAAGGCTTTACAAAAATTGCAGAAAAACTTTCCCCAAATGATTTAATTACGGAATTGGATGGATGCTTTTCTTATTTTGATTCTCTTGTAGAAAGATACAACTTGGAAAAATTAAAAACAATTGGAGATAGCTATATGTGTGCAGGTGGAATTCCAATCGCAAATAAAACTCATCCAATAGATTCGGTTCTTGCCGCACTCGAAATTCAAGCTATAATGAACCAAGTAAAGACTTTAAAAGAAGGATTGGGTCATCCTTATTGGGAGTTACGCCTCGGTATCCACACAGGTCCATTAGTTGCCGGTGTGATAGGAGAGAAAAAATTTGCCTATGATGTTTGGGGGGATACAGTCAACACTGCTTCTAGAATGGAATCCAGCGGGACTCCCGGAATGGTAAATATATCAAGTGATACCTACGAACTCGTAAAAGATTTTTTTAATTGCGTGTATAGAGGAAAAATTCAAGCGAAACATAAAGGCGAAGTAGATATGTATTATGTTACGGGAATCAAAGAAGAATTGAGTGTGGATAATGACTGTAAAACTCCTTCTTATAAATTCTGGATGTTGCACGAAAGAGTCAAGAACGGAGAAAAAATCAATTTAGATGATTTGAAGGATAGAACAGTAGCCGAGATAGAAATTCAAGAAGGAAGAAAAGAAACAAGAAAAAAGAGTAAATCAAAGAAACCAAAACAAGAAAATGTTGAAATCAATCGCTAA